The sequence aaacccaggtcctcccaaatGGTATTCGGAGGACTTATCACTTGAACAACATCCACttcacctttctttttcttttgcacaCTTTTCTGTTTATTGTATAGACAATTTTAATCTGGTCATGTGGTTTTATATATGAGAAACTTTTCCAAACTGCTATATCAGATACACATTAGCACACACTTAGAATTCTCCAAGTGCTAAATGAAGTATGTTACTACAGAAGCTCCTATATTGTTTTGCTTAAATAATGTACCATATACAATAATTAGTTTCCGTGAAAAATAGGACATGGAGCACAAAAGATATGTATTTGTCTCTACCATTTTACCTATAAACCTTTAGGTCTTTTTGATTAACTGATAATCTCATTTTTTAAGCCAATTTTGACTCTTGTCATTTTCTTCATCATGATTCTCTTTCTGGTTTTGCATGGTGTTATTTTGGTTCTTTTTGcatttttggttttattatttttgtaaggtCCCCATATCCTTTGTAGAATGAAGTGTgataaatatgtatgtgtgtgcataaatataaatatttgtgtgcACATGTGTAAATCCTTTATTAATACATGCTTGTAAAATACTGAGTATAGAAATAGGTTGAAAATAAGAGTGGCTTAATGGTTCTTTGCCTTCAGTTTGTGATCTTTCGATAGAAATATATATTCTCTGTGAACTCCTTACATGTTTTTTTTGTGTCATTAATACATATAAATGCATATACAATATAATGGATATCATAATATATTGTGTATACTGCAGAGATTAAAAGTACCATGTCCTATATTCTACTTAAGCTTGAATAATTGCAACATACAAAATTTGTATAAGGACTAATAGTtcttgttcttaatttttttagaatatttttccgTTTTTAACCTAAAATTCTGGTGGGAAAATACCAAACTACCCAGAAACCTTATTCAGAGTCTTAATTTTTATCCATTGGAATGAACTGAGAATTAGAATAGGTAAAATTCTAGTATGTTTGGTTGATCTTGTtaagtttttcttgtttttctttattagtaaGCCTGGTTCTGGGATTGCAAATGGAGAAGATACAACTTCTTTTGAAGATGAAAAAGAAGATCAAAACACGAACAGGAATGGGACTCATCAAGTAACAGACTCTCTTATTCCCAGAGGTTGTCATAAGGATTTTGCAGATTCAGAACTGTTCAGTGGTCAAGTGAATAGTCAGTTGAATTATTCCGTGAATGGTTCAAATCCCTATCACAGTAATGAagaagatgaggaggaggaggaggcagaggaggaggaggaggaggatggtgaTAATGAAAATGACTATGATGCTTTAGGGATTGGAGATAATTCTGTACCAACAATATATTTTTCTCATACTGTCGAACCTAAGAGGGTATGTATACTTTTAATATATACTACTGTTTTCATATGATGTGAGCATTAAACATCATTTATGCTATTCTTTAAAAGAATAGTAATAGTGACTAAAATTGCTGATAGTGTGCAACAAGAAAATCATCTCCTTCCTCTTGTTCTGACAAATTTTATCTCTAGTTAGTTGGTTGGTATTGGTCAGTTGTTCTCTGAAGCCACAGTAGAAGTTGAGGTGTTTGGGGTCTGGAAGAGGTTCAGATTTGAGTGTCAATCACTGTAACTCCTCTTGTCCCTCATCCAGACAGGTTTCTTAATTAATAATCCTGGAGTTAATTATCTTGTGGATATTTTGGTGTGTTCAGGAAGTTAAAAGTGACAGCATTAGTTAAATTTTTAATGATATACCTGGTTGTTTTGTTACATGGCCATAAAAAGGAGCATCAtgagtaaaaaggaaaaatttttctGACAAAGTAAATATCAAACATCTGTGGGTATCATGATTTTAGAATTTGGGTATTTTAGAGCTAGGGGTGACTGTAGAGCTCTTCTGACACAGAGTTTTCAGGCTTCTATTTTATATAAAGCCTTTTGTTTTCCTCCTAACTTATTGTAGAATTTGCTCTATTTAAAATAGATCAAAGCAGATTGGCTCTGGTTTAAAGAAGgataaaggataaagaagattAGGCTGTCTTAGGTCCATTCCCTGGCCCTCTGTGCTCCATATACTGGTCTAAGGAGCCAAAGGGAATTCATATTTCTAAGTCATTTTCCTTAGGTAAACTTTAAGGCTCAGAAGACCATAAAACTGGCTGAAGTTTAGTGCTCTTCCTACCACCAGGTATCTCCACAGGGTCTGTGACTATTACTTAATGAAACATGCTTGGTATTTCTTAGGTTCCTTAAATTATCCTTGCtctaataagaaatgaaattatttttttttgttgttgttggttgttGTTATTCTAACACTTTATATTAAAGGAAACATCTCCAGAATTTTTTGGGAAAAATTGACTAAAATGATTAGCCAGAAAAAGTTATTCTTGTGATTCTTTCTCtaggcttttaattttttcttattttcatttatataaaataggaagaataaataatattttcagaAATGTTATGGGGAAGAGCAGTCATTAATATGAAAAGTGTATTATACGTACTGATTAGGGCTGAAAGAATAATACATTAATCCTGAACAgggttggcttttattttttagtgcTTCCATTTTTagaggtcttttaaaaattctaaatagaTATTTTCTAATATTGCTTTTTTGAGTTAAATTCTGTATTCTTACTGAATATTTCTTTTGCTTAATTGTATACTGTTTTGAAATGCATGATTTAAGTAAAAAACTTTCTATACAATAATAAAGTTACTAGAGACtagaattaatgattaaagaagaTGTAATTTAATGCTGTAGAAATATGGTTTATCCAGGACCTTTTTTCATAAAGTAGGAAATTTTTTACCCTGTTTAACAGTGTGcattatattgttttaattttggtCTTGATGTAATTTCTGAAAAATCTTAATTTTTGTTGTGAAATTTTTAGGTACGAATAAATACTGGGAAAAATACCACTTTAAAATTtagtgaaaagaaagaagaagccaAACGTAAACGAAAGAACAGCTCTGGCAGTGGTCATTCTGTGCAGGAGCTGCCTACCATTAAGACTCCTGCTGACATTTACAGGTGAGTGTTGTTCTTAGACAACAGAGCAATCTGCTGTTCCCTTGCCTTGATTTGCAACTGAACATTTACTGGAAAAGGTCTGCAACAGAGAGGGCTCTCATTGGAAAATGTGGTATTCTTAGAAATAAAGGTGCTCTCTCACAGGAGCTGTAGAGACACCATAGCGTCCCAGTCCAAAGCATTTGGGATGTTGTATGGTTtccacctcccactcccctcctTTGCTGGTGCTTTTAAAACATCCTCAGTTAGCCTAGTCAGAAAATCTTCTGTCTTAACTTTAGAAATAAAAGTTTTGGCTTCTAGTGGACTGGTGCAGTACTTTCCTGCCACAGCTGTGATATGCTTGGTATGTGGTTTTACCTTTACACAGGGTAGAAGCTAATTAACTATTTCAACTTTTTGTTGTATTATTTGTTGAAAAGCTATCATTTGAATATAACTActgttttatttgtaaaataatgaaaataaatttttttaagtagttCTAAAACCACATCTTATTTTCAGAATAATATAAAACATGTCATTTGAGGctgcataattattttgaatgtGAAAGTTTTAGATATAATGTTTGACTAAAACATTTCAGATTAATTTCTAAAAGAGATCTAAAAGAATCATTGTAAATTTATCCACACCTAGAGTGAGTGtgtatatactttttaatattgTAGAGTCTTTGTCGATATTGTGAATGGAGAATATGTCCCTCGTAAATCAATCCTGAAGTCTCGAAGCAGAGAGAACAGTGTTTGTAGTGATaccagtgaaagcagtgctgctGAATTTGATGATAGACGGAGTGTTCTGAGGAGTATTAGCTGTGAAGAAGCCACTTGCAGTGACACTAGTGAGAGCATATTGGAAGAACAACAAGAAAACCATCAAAAGAAACTTTTGCCCTTATCAGGAATACCTGAGGTGTGTGTCTTtgaactctttctcttttttttcctccatataGTATCGCTGACCAATTCTTGCTATTTTTGTGAGATTAAAAAGGTGGTGGTAGCTCCATTTCAAAGGACCATATAATTCATTTTCCCTATTTCAAATAGATATTTTTGGAGTTgaaaaggtgttttttttaaagaggcctttttttcctctttcttattctaatttgaaaaaaaatgaagtcactAGCAGGCATAATATTAATGTAGGTATTATACTGAAACAGTTCAAAAATTTTTTCGTAAAAGCATTACCAACTTTGAAGTTAAatttctgtgaaatgggaattttaaaatatcttaattgtgtatgtatttacatttttgcctagaaaaacatttattttaaataaattaccaCTAGACCATACTGCAATCATTTTATAGTAGTTCAAGTAGCAGATTTATGCTGTTCTAAGTGTCTTGTTGAGTTAAAGAAAAGATGTATACATGGCAGTCAATTTCCTAAAATAATTCTGTGTTTGGCCTGTGTCAGTGGAATTTAACTTGTGATGTGTTACAGAACCATTTCA is a genomic window of Dasypus novemcinctus isolate mDasNov1 chromosome 18, mDasNov1.1.hap2, whole genome shotgun sequence containing:
- the URI1 gene encoding unconventional prefoldin RPB5 interactor 1 isoform X2, with translation MVPFGPFAFMPGKLVHTNEVTVLLGDNWFAKCSAKQAISLVEHRKEHVRKTIDDFKKVMKNFESRVEFTEDLQKMSNAAGDIIDIREEIKSDFEFKVKHRIAHKPHSKPKTSDIFEADLASNDVNSNSLLADEELWARLEELEQQEKLLGELESKPGSGIANGEDTTSFEDEKEDQNTNRNGTHQVTDSLIPRGCHKDFADSELFSGQVNSQLNYSVNGSNPYHSNEEDEEEEEAEEEEEEDGDNENDYDALGIGDNSVPTIYFSHTVEPKRVRINTGKNTTLKFSEKKEEAKRKRKNSSGSGHSVQELPTIKTPADIYRVFVDIVNGEYVPRKSILKSRSRENSVCSDTSESSAAEFDDRRSVLRSISCEEATCSDTSESILEEQQENHQKKLLPLSGIPEAFSGTVIEKEFLSPSLTPHPAIAHPVLPTIPERKEFLSDVSEETTKKRVSKFKAARLQQKN